A genomic region of Kribbella sp. NBC_00382 contains the following coding sequences:
- a CDS encoding YciI family protein, translating to MKYMLLMHSNKQGWDDMPNTWSQDDLKVMVEYMHDLNRELQAAGELVEARGLEGPDKMRTYQAQADGEPIITDGPFSETKEVLAGYWVVDVATDERLLEIVDRISICPGPGGLPVYQAVEIHPQGVAPA from the coding sequence ATGAAGTACATGCTGTTGATGCACTCGAACAAGCAGGGCTGGGACGACATGCCGAACACCTGGTCGCAGGACGACCTCAAGGTGATGGTCGAGTACATGCACGACCTGAACCGGGAGCTGCAGGCAGCCGGCGAACTGGTCGAGGCGCGTGGGCTCGAAGGTCCGGACAAGATGCGGACCTATCAGGCGCAGGCCGACGGTGAGCCGATCATCACGGACGGCCCCTTCAGCGAGACGAAGGAGGTGCTGGCTGGCTACTGGGTCGTCGACGTGGCCACCGACGAGCGCCTGCTGGAGATCGTCGACCGTATCTCCATCTGCCCCGGCCCCGGCGGCCTTCCCGTCTACCAGGCGGTGGAGATCCACCCCCAGGGCGTCGCCCCGGCGTGA
- a CDS encoding alpha/beta fold hydrolase — MIEERIRVSDEVELFVAHSPGPTENPLLVIHGGPCWDHTYLLEPLVHLTDRKLLFPDLRGCGRSTGGLPDDRYTPDLVIDDLIGLLDHFEVDQADVLGFSYGGLIAQRLALRTNRVRRLIVASSSIPPVPPDAFGNWPERTLRQSEETPTDLEGPARTRHNALTSARANVWRPESLPDYRARINNIHFTNDWDAPYLAGTLPSPRYPDALQRFTTSNLPILLLHGAQDMTFPAHLATEAATAIPTATAVVLDQAGHMTHIDQPEPWLTAVQEFLS; from the coding sequence GTGATCGAAGAACGCATCCGGGTATCCGACGAGGTCGAACTCTTCGTCGCCCACTCCCCCGGCCCCACCGAGAACCCGCTGCTGGTCATCCACGGAGGCCCATGCTGGGATCACACCTACCTCCTGGAACCGCTGGTCCACCTCACCGACCGCAAACTCCTCTTCCCAGACCTCCGCGGCTGCGGCCGCTCCACTGGCGGACTCCCCGACGACCGCTACACCCCTGACCTGGTCATCGACGACCTGATCGGCCTACTCGACCACTTCGAGGTAGACCAAGCCGACGTACTCGGCTTCTCCTACGGCGGCCTGATCGCCCAACGCCTAGCCCTGCGTACCAACCGAGTCCGCCGCCTGATCGTCGCCTCCAGCAGCATCCCACCCGTACCACCCGATGCCTTCGGCAACTGGCCCGAACGCACCCTCCGCCAGTCCGAAGAAACCCCCACCGACCTAGAAGGCCCCGCCCGCACCCGCCACAACGCCCTAACCAGCGCCCGAGCCAACGTCTGGCGCCCCGAATCCCTCCCCGACTACCGAGCCCGCATCAACAACATCCACTTCACCAACGACTGGGACGCCCCCTACCTAGCAGGCACCCTCCCCTCGCCCCGCTACCCCGACGCCCTACAACGCTTCACCACCAGCAACCTCCCCATCCTCCTACTCCACGGCGCCCAAGACATGACCTTCCCCGCCCACCTAGCCACCGAAGCCGCCACGGCCATCCCCACCGCCACGGCAGTAGTCCTAGACCAAGCCGGCCACATGACCCACATAGACCAACCCGAACCCTGGCTAACCGCAGTACAAGAATTCCTGAGCTGA
- a CDS encoding AfsR/SARP family transcriptional regulator yields the protein MSKIRLLGAPAIEQADGTARPPRGRKTWALLAYLLLADRPPSRKRLAELLFADADDPLGALRWSLAELRRALGSGDVITGDPLMLMLGLDTSVDVLVATEDSADPAPLLDFSGQLLDGVEIPSCPEFEAWLLVERHRLSAAIEGRLRETAVSLVASGRAADAIAYASKAVALNPLEQGNHELLVRSLAISGNRTAALRQIAVCEDLLRRELGLEASAALREASEVGPGSIAGPALGGRAAAASQLEAGRAAIAAGAVDAGLQCLRRAVSEAEHCHDAGLRGRALAALGGALVHAIRGHDEEGAIVLHEAILVASEAGDRRTSVLAHRELGFVEVQAGRRQTARSWLTRAQRLAETDEEHAAILGVQGMNSSDQGDYPAAFEYLGESVEKAARCGDRRQQAWSLSIMGRARLLRAEYSQAASIVRESLDLVRQERWIAFLPWPQALNAELDLYAGDLDAAADGFEQAWVLGCQLNDPCWEGMAGRGLGLLSADRGDHAGAAEWLTQAVSSAGREPDRYQWVHGHVLDAACTTALARDDADRARPLVTQLAALAARCDMRELMIRANLHQATLGDPTAAASARLLSTEIDNPALTDLLLR from the coding sequence ATGAGCAAGATCAGGCTGCTGGGGGCGCCGGCGATCGAACAGGCGGATGGCACTGCCCGGCCGCCGCGTGGGCGTAAGACGTGGGCGTTGCTCGCGTACCTTCTGCTGGCTGATCGGCCGCCGAGTCGCAAGCGGTTGGCGGAGCTGCTCTTCGCCGATGCGGATGACCCGCTGGGGGCTCTGCGCTGGTCGTTGGCTGAGCTGCGGCGAGCGCTGGGCAGTGGGGATGTCATCACTGGTGATCCCCTGATGCTCATGCTTGGGCTGGACACATCTGTGGACGTGCTGGTGGCTACCGAGGACTCCGCAGATCCGGCGCCGCTACTGGACTTCAGTGGCCAGTTGCTTGATGGGGTGGAGATTCCGTCCTGCCCGGAGTTCGAGGCGTGGTTGCTGGTGGAGCGGCATCGGCTCTCTGCTGCGATCGAGGGTCGGCTGCGGGAGACCGCTGTTTCGCTGGTGGCCAGTGGGCGAGCTGCTGATGCCATCGCTTATGCATCCAAGGCGGTCGCGCTGAATCCGCTGGAGCAGGGTAATCACGAACTGCTGGTACGCAGCCTGGCGATCTCGGGGAATCGGACGGCTGCGCTTCGGCAGATCGCTGTCTGTGAAGACCTTCTGCGGCGTGAGCTGGGGCTGGAGGCGTCGGCGGCTCTGCGGGAGGCGTCCGAGGTTGGGCCTGGCTCGATCGCTGGTCCTGCTCTGGGTGGGCGGGCCGCGGCGGCGAGCCAGTTGGAGGCGGGCCGGGCGGCGATCGCTGCAGGGGCGGTCGACGCCGGGCTCCAGTGTCTTCGGAGAGCGGTCTCTGAGGCGGAGCACTGCCACGACGCTGGCTTGCGAGGTCGCGCTCTCGCGGCGTTGGGCGGCGCTCTCGTCCATGCCATTCGCGGCCATGACGAGGAGGGCGCCATCGTGCTGCACGAGGCGATCCTGGTTGCCTCGGAAGCGGGTGATCGCCGGACGTCGGTACTCGCTCATCGGGAGCTGGGGTTCGTCGAAGTACAGGCTGGTCGGCGGCAGACGGCTCGCAGTTGGCTGACTCGCGCACAGCGGCTGGCTGAGACCGATGAGGAGCACGCGGCGATTCTCGGCGTACAGGGGATGAACTCGTCGGATCAGGGCGACTATCCGGCGGCCTTCGAGTACTTGGGTGAGTCGGTGGAGAAGGCCGCGCGGTGTGGGGATCGGCGGCAGCAGGCGTGGTCGTTGTCGATCATGGGCCGGGCGCGGCTGCTGCGCGCGGAGTACAGCCAGGCGGCGTCGATCGTCCGAGAGTCACTCGATCTCGTCCGCCAGGAACGCTGGATCGCCTTCCTGCCTTGGCCGCAGGCGCTCAACGCCGAGCTCGACCTGTACGCCGGTGATCTCGATGCCGCTGCCGACGGGTTCGAGCAGGCCTGGGTGCTCGGCTGTCAGCTCAACGACCCTTGCTGGGAAGGGATGGCGGGACGCGGACTCGGCCTGCTCAGCGCCGACCGTGGGGATCATGCGGGCGCGGCCGAGTGGCTCACGCAAGCCGTGAGCAGCGCGGGCCGCGAACCCGACCGCTACCAATGGGTGCACGGACATGTACTCGATGCAGCCTGTACTACGGCGTTGGCACGTGACGACGCCGACCGTGCTCGGCCGTTGGTGACACAGCTGGCTGCGTTGGCAGCGCGATGCGACATGCGAGAGCTGATGATCCGGGCCAACCTCCACCAGGCCACCCTTGGCGACCCGACGGCGGCGGCGTCAGCACGGCTGCTGAGCACGGAGATCGACAACCCCGCGCTGACGGACCTACTACTCCGCTGA
- a CDS encoding GNAT family N-acetyltransferase, which translates to MTEGINSELKTNRAAMLLAAYDDQLRGGAEAADVPTSTDGPVIRVEYPSRGFVSYRSLEGLDGAELDALIARQREYFAAKGQPVEWKTRGHDLPADLTERLTAAGFVPEERETVVIAESAEIVHKLAGRDEVEGVTIRRTEDRADFERIAAMESTVWGEDWSWLTDDLVRRHATGLTDIFVAEADATGEVVSAAWAVYKKNTDFTGLWGGSTLAEWRGQGIYKALVAVRAARAVELGYRYLQVDASDDSSPILQRLGFLAVTTTTPYVYTPSS; encoded by the coding sequence GTGACTGAAGGAATCAACTCTGAACTCAAGACCAACCGGGCCGCGATGCTGCTGGCGGCGTACGACGACCAGCTGCGGGGCGGCGCCGAGGCGGCCGACGTACCGACGAGCACGGACGGGCCCGTCATCCGGGTCGAGTACCCGAGTCGCGGATTCGTCAGCTACCGCTCTCTCGAAGGGCTCGACGGCGCTGAGCTCGACGCGCTGATCGCCCGTCAGCGGGAGTACTTCGCCGCGAAGGGGCAGCCCGTCGAGTGGAAGACCCGCGGGCACGACCTGCCGGCCGATCTGACCGAGCGACTGACCGCCGCCGGGTTCGTGCCGGAGGAGCGCGAGACGGTCGTCATCGCGGAGAGCGCCGAGATCGTCCACAAGCTGGCTGGTCGCGACGAGGTCGAGGGCGTGACGATCCGGCGTACCGAGGACAGGGCCGACTTCGAGCGGATCGCCGCGATGGAGTCGACCGTCTGGGGCGAGGACTGGTCCTGGCTGACCGACGATCTGGTGCGCCGGCACGCGACCGGCCTGACCGACATCTTCGTGGCGGAAGCGGATGCGACCGGTGAAGTCGTCTCGGCCGCCTGGGCGGTCTACAAGAAGAACACCGACTTCACCGGCCTGTGGGGCGGCTCGACGCTGGCCGAGTGGCGAGGCCAAGGCATCTATAAGGCACTGGTCGCCGTCCGCGCCGCCCGTGCGGTCGAACTCGGCTACCGCTACCTCCAGGTCGACGCCTCCGACGACAGCTCCCCGATCCTCCAGCGCCTCGGATTCCTGGCCGTCACGACCACTACGCCGTACGTGTACACGCCAAGTAGCTGA
- a CDS encoding cupin domain-containing protein — MRGVTRGIRRAATAGVAAAGLALLPAVANATPGTGVTGVIISQTTAGGKDYILREVTIQPGGKTGWHFHDGTLYAFVAQGTLTHPDSSCDSSIVYKTGAAFVEPSGANHVHEGINLGKKPVVLEVLYVLPHGAPLSEDAPNPGCDF, encoded by the coding sequence ATGCGTGGAGTCACTCGGGGAATCCGCCGGGCCGCCACCGCCGGCGTCGCCGCGGCCGGTCTGGCGCTGCTGCCGGCCGTCGCGAACGCCACTCCCGGTACCGGCGTCACCGGCGTGATCATCAGTCAGACCACCGCCGGCGGCAAGGACTACATCCTGCGTGAGGTCACCATCCAGCCCGGCGGCAAGACCGGCTGGCACTTCCACGACGGCACCCTGTACGCCTTCGTTGCCCAGGGCACGCTCACCCACCCGGACTCGTCCTGCGACAGCAGCATCGTCTACAAGACCGGCGCCGCCTTCGTCGAGCCCAGCGGTGCGAACCATGTGCACGAAGGAATCAACCTCGGCAAGAAGCCCGTCGTCCTAGAGGTCCTGTACGTCCTCCCGCACGGCGCCCCGCTCTCCGAAGACGCCCCCAACCCGGGCTGCGACTTCTAG
- a CDS encoding MarR family winged helix-turn-helix transcriptional regulator: MKDSIDAHVELWSRELPDMDLRVEGIATRLQALGRYLDRRRDAVLAEHGLQWWGFKTLHMLRRGGAPYQSTPGRLATQLGLSPAAMTNRLDALERMTYVARHHDRDDRRKVVATLTDPGLKIWQQALGDITQIEVDLVNQLPAADQDHLTNLLRILVLSTESPGNV; encoded by the coding sequence GTGAAGGACTCGATCGACGCGCACGTGGAGTTGTGGAGCCGAGAGCTCCCGGACATGGACCTCCGGGTCGAGGGGATCGCCACCCGGTTGCAGGCGCTCGGGCGCTACCTCGACCGCCGGCGGGACGCAGTACTGGCTGAGCACGGCCTGCAGTGGTGGGGCTTCAAGACGCTCCACATGCTGCGCCGCGGTGGAGCGCCGTACCAGTCGACGCCGGGCCGCCTGGCAACTCAACTCGGTCTCTCTCCAGCCGCGATGACGAACCGGCTGGATGCACTCGAGCGGATGACGTACGTCGCCCGCCACCACGACCGCGACGACCGCCGCAAGGTCGTCGCCACCCTCACCGACCCCGGGCTGAAGATCTGGCAGCAGGCCCTCGGCGACATCACCCAGATCGAGGTCGACCTGGTCAACCAGCTGCCGGCCGCCGACCAGGATCACCTGACCAACCTGCTCCGCATTCTCGTTCTCTCAACTGAGTCGCCAGGAAATGTATAG
- a CDS encoding SGNH/GDSL hydrolase family protein → MITAGSRYVSLGSSFAAGPGIKPIVDKAASRSGRNYPQLVAEALGLELTDVTYSGATTAHLLRDRQDDAPPQIDAVGPDTALVTITAGGNDLEYIGTFIRGSMMNTLAKPATLLGRRVANRIRARVSYLKDPAEYDAVAASLAEVVNAVRERAPRSRVLLVDYLTVVGPSTRARLDVPLNEEQLPSIVMMADGLAKAFATAAETTGADLIAASAASQSHAVGSAEPWTTGFRFGPGRGVPYHPTAAGMTAVADLIVAKVR, encoded by the coding sequence GTGATCACCGCTGGCAGTCGCTATGTCTCTTTGGGCAGCTCCTTCGCCGCAGGGCCCGGAATCAAGCCGATCGTCGACAAGGCCGCCAGCCGCTCCGGCCGGAACTATCCCCAGCTCGTCGCCGAGGCACTCGGCCTGGAGCTGACCGACGTCACGTACTCCGGCGCGACGACGGCGCACCTCCTGCGCGACCGCCAGGACGACGCGCCACCGCAGATCGATGCCGTCGGCCCCGATACCGCGCTGGTCACGATCACTGCCGGAGGCAACGATCTCGAGTACATCGGGACCTTCATCCGGGGCAGCATGATGAACACGCTGGCCAAGCCCGCGACCCTGCTCGGCCGGCGGGTGGCCAACCGGATCCGCGCCCGGGTCAGCTACCTCAAGGACCCGGCCGAGTACGACGCCGTCGCCGCCTCACTCGCCGAGGTCGTCAACGCGGTCCGGGAGCGTGCTCCGCGGAGCCGGGTCCTACTCGTCGACTACCTGACGGTGGTCGGACCGAGTACCCGCGCGCGTCTCGACGTACCGCTGAACGAAGAACAACTGCCGAGCATCGTGATGATGGCCGACGGGCTGGCGAAGGCTTTCGCAACCGCCGCCGAGACGACTGGCGCCGACCTCATCGCAGCGTCGGCGGCCAGCCAGTCTCATGCGGTGGGCTCGGCGGAGCCGTGGACCACGGGCTTCCGCTTCGGCCCGGGCCGGGGCGTCCCCTACCACCCGACGGCGGCCGGCATGACTGCCGTCGCCGATCTGATCGTCGCTAAAGTCCGCTGA
- a CDS encoding class I SAM-dependent methyltransferase → MSTEVSGTAVDFEAIKAKQRAGWETGDYPRVGNTLQIIAELLVEAADLRAGQAVLDVACGQGNVAMAAARRFADATGVDYAVNLLSQGRERAAAEHLTVNFLEGDAEQLPVPDEAFDLVGSTVGVMFAPDHQRAADELVRVTKPGGKIALASWTPTGMIGDLFRAVGKWAPPPAGVQPATLWGSEEHLSGLFGDRVEWVGLTKRSFVFRYHSPEHFSEWFRLYYGPITRLAGTLSEADLAAFAADLAAVPRAFNRADDGTVAAHAEYLEAVGIRR, encoded by the coding sequence ATGAGTACGGAAGTTTCGGGGACGGCGGTTGATTTCGAGGCGATCAAGGCCAAGCAGCGGGCGGGGTGGGAGACCGGCGACTATCCGCGGGTCGGCAACACGCTGCAGATCATCGCCGAGCTGCTGGTCGAGGCGGCGGATCTGCGGGCCGGTCAGGCGGTGCTGGATGTCGCTTGTGGGCAAGGGAATGTGGCGATGGCCGCAGCCCGGCGGTTCGCCGATGCGACCGGGGTCGACTACGCGGTCAACCTGCTCTCGCAGGGGCGGGAGCGGGCGGCTGCCGAGCATCTGACGGTGAACTTCCTGGAGGGTGACGCGGAGCAGTTGCCGGTTCCGGATGAGGCGTTCGATCTGGTCGGGAGCACGGTTGGCGTGATGTTCGCGCCGGATCATCAGCGGGCAGCGGACGAGCTCGTCCGGGTGACGAAGCCCGGGGGCAAGATCGCGCTGGCCAGTTGGACGCCGACGGGGATGATCGGCGACCTGTTCCGGGCGGTCGGGAAGTGGGCGCCGCCGCCGGCCGGAGTACAGCCGGCCACGCTGTGGGGGTCCGAGGAGCACCTGTCCGGGCTGTTCGGTGACCGGGTCGAGTGGGTGGGGCTGACCAAGCGGTCATTTGTGTTCCGGTACCACTCTCCGGAGCACTTCTCGGAGTGGTTCCGGCTGTATTACGGGCCGATCACTCGCCTTGCCGGGACGCTGTCCGAGGCCGACCTGGCCGCCTTCGCGGCTGACCTGGCCGCGGTACCGCGCGCGTTCAACCGTGCTGACGACGGCACTGTCGCCGCACACGCGGAGTACCTGGAAGCAGTGGGCATCCGGCGCTGA
- a CDS encoding LuxR C-terminal-related transcriptional regulator → MQQLRALGISAEAEAIYLELMARGALGVDELTAGGDSAGLEGPLGELAAIGLIERADGKVLPQPPHLAMEALAQRRTREADLARESAALLSDLWTAGIGQQTYVELLPSAETARAVLNHVQVDVQHQVRAMTVGNLASPDHQIVDGLFDALGRGVSYEVIYGTRVLQDSAALRMVQLCVDAGEQARVFPQVPLNLTIVDDRWALLSARTTAGEITSTAAMVVHHSPFLTGLVGVFDAFWRMAVPITSGTDTSDAVGTPSLETKRLLTYLSAGLTDESIAREFGVSERTIARRISRLQETLGAQTRFQLGVQASRQKLL, encoded by the coding sequence ATGCAGCAACTCCGCGCGTTGGGCATCTCCGCTGAGGCCGAGGCGATCTACCTCGAGCTGATGGCCCGCGGTGCGTTGGGTGTCGACGAACTCACCGCGGGTGGCGATTCCGCCGGGCTGGAAGGGCCGTTGGGGGAGCTGGCCGCGATCGGGCTGATCGAGCGGGCCGATGGGAAGGTGTTGCCGCAGCCGCCGCATCTCGCGATGGAGGCGCTGGCGCAGCGGCGTACGAGAGAAGCTGATCTCGCTAGAGAGAGCGCGGCCTTGCTCTCCGATCTCTGGACCGCCGGGATCGGGCAGCAGACGTACGTCGAGTTGTTGCCGTCGGCCGAGACGGCACGGGCCGTGCTCAACCACGTTCAGGTCGACGTCCAGCATCAGGTCCGGGCGATGACCGTCGGCAATCTCGCGTCGCCGGATCACCAGATCGTCGACGGGCTCTTCGACGCGCTCGGGCGCGGAGTCTCGTACGAGGTGATCTACGGGACGCGGGTGCTGCAGGATTCGGCCGCGCTCCGGATGGTGCAGCTGTGCGTCGATGCGGGCGAGCAGGCGCGGGTGTTTCCGCAGGTACCGCTCAATCTGACCATCGTCGATGATCGCTGGGCGCTGCTCTCGGCGCGGACCACGGCCGGCGAGATCACCAGTACTGCGGCCATGGTCGTGCACCACTCGCCGTTTCTGACCGGCCTGGTCGGAGTGTTCGACGCGTTCTGGCGGATGGCTGTGCCGATCACCAGCGGGACCGACACGAGCGACGCGGTCGGAACGCCGTCGCTGGAGACGAAACGGCTGCTCACGTATCTCAGCGCCGGTCTCACCGACGAGTCGATCGCCCGCGAGTTCGGGGTCAGCGAGAGAACCATCGCACGCCGGATCAGCCGGCTCCAGGAGACGCTGGGAGCACAGACCCGGTTCCAGCTCGGAGTACAGGCGTCACGTCAGAAACTGCTCTAG
- a CDS encoding sacsin N-terminal ATP-binding-like domain-containing protein: MSDEFGVGGIRERVLAGWAAAPVRFREDANAEEDLALGGYLDRVVVELAQNAADAAARAGVPGRVQFSLSGATLVVSNTGTPLSAEGVESLATLRASAKRDDSESAVGRFGVGFSAVLAVTDEPVILSRTGGVRFSRADTAAAVAGLQSPGLATEVRRRDGQVPVLRLPFEAEGEPPEGYDTAVILPLRDEAAAELVRRLLAEADDALLLALPGLERIEIDIDGSTRVLADAESRWYVQRASGVLDENDRERLLADRPTEERTRPHWSILWALPRTAVADPSGRVDPLSSSDELPGVVHAPTPTDEALSLPALLLATFPLDPSRRHVATGALTDRLVEEAATAYAELLRHRAEDGANVLPLVPIGLAAGALDRALREAILAVLPSTPIVRAVEDGTLLPPRDAVVVEGSDDAFNVVLAPIVPGLIASPRQDRTALDALGIRRLDLADLIDQLGSAAAAEPPAWWHNVYGALSAMVTEPLLRESLGTLPVPLADGRLVRGVRGLLLPGTELPADALAIFGEYGVRVVHPEAVHPSLERLGALPMSPRALLEDNAVRVAVEHSAEADDPDVIAEAVLTVVAADVSQAEGLWWLSDLVLRDAEGDLIPANALVIAGSDAAAVLDEEEVATIDNALVERYGLPALEAIGVLSSLGTVSAADLTLDELPEALADLDGIEDWADDVAPDGSRFGATVGELLAVRDLDWIVDDAWPRVLELFGTSPELRRALVETVRVVGPDDRPHGAPSYAAWWIRERVLLEDGEPLAGRADPAADPVLASFLDAAPEWTARLDPEVRTAVGLVRVVSDLDAAGVELLLERLADPEREVEESAILRLWSQLGTHEAYPGETPDDVRVLDGSGVTTVMSAGDAVVADAPMWLQRGDLGGFIVASGAAADGLSDLLDVPMAGEVADGNIDGEGTAADVPDLVRELVPEAPATWWEHEELTVDGVDVSWWVDGDKHPHAATFDGLAKALAWSSGRWDQRHVIRAVLSEPDRSSELRLDATFD; the protein is encoded by the coding sequence GTGAGTGACGAGTTCGGGGTTGGCGGGATCAGAGAGCGCGTACTGGCTGGGTGGGCGGCGGCGCCGGTTCGGTTCAGGGAGGATGCCAACGCCGAGGAGGATCTGGCGCTTGGCGGCTACCTCGATCGGGTGGTGGTCGAGCTCGCCCAGAACGCGGCCGATGCGGCTGCTCGGGCGGGTGTGCCGGGACGGGTGCAGTTCTCCCTGAGCGGCGCGACGCTGGTCGTCTCCAACACCGGTACGCCGTTGAGCGCCGAAGGCGTGGAGTCGTTGGCGACCCTGCGTGCGTCGGCCAAGCGGGACGACTCGGAGAGCGCTGTCGGACGCTTCGGCGTCGGCTTCTCGGCCGTGTTGGCGGTGACCGACGAGCCGGTGATCTTGTCGCGTACGGGCGGCGTCCGCTTCTCGCGTGCGGACACCGCAGCCGCCGTAGCTGGTCTGCAGTCGCCGGGGCTGGCGACCGAGGTACGCCGGCGCGATGGTCAGGTACCTGTACTGCGCTTGCCGTTCGAGGCGGAAGGCGAGCCGCCGGAGGGCTACGACACCGCCGTCATCCTGCCCTTGCGCGACGAGGCGGCGGCCGAACTGGTACGCCGGTTGCTAGCCGAAGCCGACGATGCCCTGCTGCTCGCCTTGCCCGGTCTCGAGCGCATCGAGATCGACATCGACGGCTCGACGCGCGTACTCGCCGACGCCGAGTCCCGTTGGTACGTGCAGCGCGCGTCCGGCGTACTCGACGAGAACGACAGAGAGCGCTTACTCGCCGACCGCCCCACCGAAGAACGCACCCGCCCGCACTGGTCCATCCTCTGGGCGCTTCCGCGCACCGCCGTTGCCGACCCGTCGGGCCGTGTCGACCCGCTCTCGTCGAGCGATGAGCTGCCTGGTGTCGTCCACGCACCCACGCCCACCGATGAAGCACTCTCCCTTCCAGCGTTGCTCTTGGCAACCTTTCCGCTGGATCCGTCGCGACGCCACGTCGCCACCGGCGCGCTGACCGATCGGCTCGTCGAAGAGGCGGCGACGGCTTACGCGGAGCTGCTCCGCCACCGTGCGGAGGACGGAGCGAATGTCCTGCCGCTGGTACCGATCGGCCTCGCGGCAGGCGCGTTGGATCGCGCTCTCCGAGAAGCGATCCTCGCCGTTCTGCCCAGTACGCCGATCGTCCGAGCAGTCGAGGACGGTACCCTCCTGCCACCTCGCGACGCAGTCGTCGTAGAGGGCTCGGACGATGCGTTCAATGTCGTCCTGGCGCCGATCGTGCCTGGTCTGATCGCCTCACCACGGCAGGACCGGACCGCGCTCGATGCCCTCGGCATCCGTCGGCTCGACCTTGCAGACCTGATCGACCAGCTGGGCTCGGCCGCTGCAGCAGAGCCTCCGGCCTGGTGGCACAACGTCTATGGAGCGCTCTCCGCGATGGTCACCGAGCCGTTGCTCCGCGAGTCCCTCGGCACCCTCCCCGTTCCGCTCGCTGACGGCCGCCTGGTTCGCGGGGTCCGTGGCTTGCTCTTGCCCGGCACCGAGTTGCCCGCCGACGCATTGGCGATCTTCGGCGAGTACGGCGTACGGGTCGTGCACCCGGAAGCCGTGCATCCCTCGCTGGAACGCCTGGGAGCGCTCCCCATGTCGCCGCGCGCGTTGCTGGAAGACAACGCAGTACGCGTCGCCGTCGAGCACTCCGCCGAAGCCGACGACCCCGACGTCATCGCCGAGGCCGTGCTCACCGTCGTCGCCGCGGACGTCTCCCAGGCCGAGGGCCTGTGGTGGCTCTCCGACCTCGTACTACGTGACGCCGAGGGCGACCTCATCCCGGCCAACGCCCTCGTGATCGCCGGCTCCGACGCAGCCGCCGTACTCGACGAGGAAGAGGTCGCCACGATCGACAACGCCCTCGTCGAGCGCTACGGACTGCCCGCGCTGGAGGCGATCGGCGTACTGAGTTCGCTCGGCACCGTCTCGGCCGCGGACCTCACGCTCGACGAGTTGCCCGAAGCGCTGGCGGATCTCGACGGGATCGAGGACTGGGCCGACGACGTCGCACCGGACGGCTCGCGTTTCGGGGCGACGGTGGGGGAGTTGCTGGCGGTCCGCGACCTGGACTGGATCGTCGACGACGCCTGGCCGCGGGTGCTCGAACTCTTCGGGACCTCACCCGAGCTCCGTCGTGCACTGGTCGAGACGGTGCGTGTGGTGGGGCCCGACGATCGCCCGCACGGTGCTCCTTCGTACGCGGCTTGGTGGATCAGAGAGCGCGTTCTGCTCGAAGACGGCGAGCCGTTGGCGGGTCGGGCTGATCCCGCCGCGGATCCGGTCTTGGCGAGCTTCCTCGACGCTGCACCCGAGTGGACGGCGAGGTTGGATCCTGAGGTGCGGACTGCGGTCGGCCTGGTGCGCGTGGTCAGCGATCTGGATGCGGCCGGCGTCGAGCTGCTGCTGGAGCGGCTCGCGGATCCGGAGCGGGAGGTCGAAGAGAGCGCGATCTTGCGGCTCTGGAGTCAGCTCGGAACCCACGAGGCGTACCCGGGGGAGACCCCGGACGACGTTCGGGTGCTCGACGGCAGCGGCGTCACGACCGTGATGAGCGCCGGTGACGCGGTGGTCGCCGATGCGCCGATGTGGTTGCAGCGTGGCGATCTCGGCGGATTCATCGTCGCCTCCGGAGCAGCCGCCGACGGACTGAGCGACCTGCTCGACGTGCCGATGGCCGGGGAAGTTGCCGATGGCAACATCGATGGCGAGGGGACCGCGGCCGACGTACCGGACCTGGTCCGTGAGCTCGTCCCCGAGGCGCCGGCGACCTGGTGGGAACACGAGGAGTTGACCGTCGATGGCGTCGACGTCTCCTGGTGGGTCGACGGGGACAAACACCCCCACGCCGCCACCTTCGACGGCCTCGCCAAGGCACTCGCTTGGTCCTCCGGGCGCTGGGATCAGCGCCACGTCATCCGGGCAGTCCTCTCCGAACCAGACCGCTCCAGCGAACTCCGCTTGGACGCCACCTTCGACTGA